In the genome of Flavobacteriaceae bacterium YJPT1-3, the window CGCAAGGGCGGCATGTTCCCGGCTACTTCCCTGAGCGTAGTTCTCCCCGGCTACCACGATATGACCTCCCTCCTGCTCTTTGGCTTCCATGGCGCGATCGTAGAAGGTGTCGTCGATCACCGTATAACTGTATTTGCTGATTTCCGGTAGATTGGATCGAAACGGCAGCACCTCGGCGCCGGCCTTTAAGATTTCATCGGTGGAGATATTGTCGCCCATCTTGAGCAACACTGGTACCTGGTAACGATCTACGGGAGCATCGATATGAGGAAGCGATTTGATATTGGGTCCTTTTTTCAGTTCGAGACCAGAAGTGTCCTCCGGCGGTGCCACCAACATGTCTTTATTGATGGTTTGCAATTCGGGTGCTTCGTACTGCGGATAGCTCATTCCGTACAGCTTTTCTAAATCCCGCGGGTCCGTAATCTTGCCGGTCAAAGCAGAAGCCGCAGCGGTCTCCGGACTGCACAGATATACCTGATCGTCTTCGGTACCGGAGCGATCCGGGAAATTGCGCGGCATGGTGCGCAGACTGATGGTATCGCTGGCCGGAGCTTGTCCCATCCCGATACAGCCCATACACCCACTCTGGTGGAAACGAGCACCTGCCGTGATCAAATTGGCGAAAGCCTTATTTTCGATCATGTTCTGGATGATCTGTCGGCTGGTGGGATTGATATCAAACGACACCTCCGGATTTACTGATTTCCCCTGAACGATCGCTCCGGCCATCCAAAAGTCACGTAGCCCCGGATTGGCGGAAGACCCGATCACCACCTGACTGATGGACTTGCCAGCCACTTCGCTTACCGGGACTACATTTCCCGGACTGGTGGGTTTGGCGATCAAAGGCACTAATTCGTCCAAAACAATTTCTTCATGCAGATCGTATTTGCAACCTTCGTCAGCTACCAATTCGATCCAATCGTCTTCCCGGCCTTGAGAACGCAGGAAGCGCTTCGTCTCTTCATCGCTGGGGAATACGGTGGTGGTCGCACCCAGTTCAGCGCCCATGTTGGCGATCACATGGCGATCCATAGCGCTCAAATGCTTTAAGCCGTCGCCGTAGTACTCGATAATTTTGCCTACTCCACCTTTTACATCATGGCGGCGCAGCATCTCCAGGATCACGTCTTTAGCAGAGACCCAATCGGGTAATTTTCCGGTCAATTTGACGCCCATCACCTTGGGCATCTTGACAAAATAGGGTTGCCCCGCTATGGCTGCCGCTACATCGAGTCCGCCGGTCCCGATGGCCAGCATCCCCAGAGAACCTGCAGCACAGCTGTGGCTGTCACTGCCTACCAGGGTTTTGCCCGGTTTTCCAAAGCGCTCCATATGCACCGGATGAGATACGCCATTTCCGGGCCGACTGAACCACAGTCCAAATTTCTGAGCGGCAGAGAGCAGAAACTTATGGTCGTCAGCATTTTTAAAATCAGTTTGGAGTAGATTGTGATCTACGTATTGCACGGCCACTTCTGTTTTGGCGCGATCCAGTTTCATGGCCTCCAATTCTAGTTGAACCAGCGTTCCGGTAGCATCCTGAAGCAAAGCCTGATCGATCTTCAAGCCGATTTCCTTTCCGGGTTCCATCGTACCATCGATCAGATGATCCTGTATCAGTTTTTGGGTGACATTGAGTGCGCTCATGCGGTTGTTTTTTGGTGAAGCTAGAAATTAGGAAGAAACGTCAAGGCAGACAAGTATTTAACAGCAATTTAAAATCGCTAAGTAGTCTGCGTTTTATCATTTTCTTATTACTCTAATCCTGCGCCAGCCTGTACATTTGCTCCTTATGATCGTTTGGATTTCTTTTATTATTCTCGTCTCCATTTTCTTGGTCCTGGACTTGTTTATCTTCAACCGCAAGGCCCATGTGATCGATACCAGGGAGGCGTCGAAGTACACCGCACTCTGGGTTTCTGTCGCCCTGCTCTTTACCATAGCGGTGTATTTTATTTATCGGGAAGGTCTGGTCAGCAATCCGGACGGACTGACCGCGATGAATGCGGCCATCAAGTACGTGACCGGCTATCTGATCGAGCTGTCGCTGAGTGTGGACAATATTTTTGTGATCGCCGTGATCTTTCGGTCTTTTGCCATTCCACAGATGTACCAACACCGGGTGTTGTTTTGGGGTATCGTAGGCGCCTTATTTTTTAGAGCAATCATGATCCTATTTGGGGTGACCCTGATCAACAATGTGAGTTGGGTGGTCTATATTTTTGGTGCCTTTCTACTGTACACTGCCTATAAAATGCTGAGCAGTTCTGAACAGGAATACGAACCTCGCAATTCCAGTGTGTATAAGCTGGCGCGAAAGTTTGTACCGGTGACCGATCGATTGGACGGGCAAAAGCTATTCATCAAGCGGATGGGAAAAACCATTGCCACTCCCCTTTTCCTGGCCCTTGTGGTCATTGAACTCACCGATGTACTGTTTGCGTTGGATTCCATCCCGGCCATATTGGCGATTACTGCTGATCCTTTTTTGGTATTCAGTTCGAATATCCTGGCGATCATGGGCTTGCGGAGTATGTATTTCTTTTTGAGCAATCTTCTGGATAAGTTTCGATACATCCATTACAGTTTGGTGGCTATTCTAGCTTTTGTTGGCGTCAAAATGATCCTGGTGCATCACGTACATTTTCCCGAATGGTTATCCCTGGGTGTTATCTTCATTGCCCTCCTCGCTGGCGCCCTGGCTTCTCATTTTATCAAACCAAAAAAGCAGCCTGAGGATCAGGAAGAAACGCTGAACACGGAAAAGATTTAAACAATGGTTCTTGTAGACCAGCATTTTAAGCTCTACAAACCGGTGGGCATGCTCAGCCAGTTGGATTCGAATGACCTCCATCAACAGCGCAAGAAGCGCTTTCTCTCTGAGCTGTATGATTTTCCTGAAGGAAGTATGCCCATCGGCCGACTTGACGAGAAATCAGAGGGTCTCTTATTGATGACCACCGACGGAAAAATCAGTGATCATATCAACAGCAGCGGGATGGAGAAAGAATACCACGC includes:
- a CDS encoding TerC family protein, encoding MIVWISFIILVSIFLVLDLFIFNRKAHVIDTREASKYTALWVSVALLFTIAVYFIYREGLVSNPDGLTAMNAAIKYVTGYLIELSLSVDNIFVIAVIFRSFAIPQMYQHRVLFWGIVGALFFRAIMILFGVTLINNVSWVVYIFGAFLLYTAYKMLSSSEQEYEPRNSSVYKLARKFVPVTDRLDGQKLFIKRMGKTIATPLFLALVVIELTDVLFALDSIPAILAITADPFLVFSSNILAIMGLRSMYFFLSNLLDKFRYIHYSLVAILAFVGVKMILVHHVHFPEWLSLGVIFIALLAGALASHFIKPKKQPEDQEETLNTEKI